From a single Bryobacter aggregatus MPL3 genomic region:
- a CDS encoding ATP-binding protein yields MPSTIIESVKFQRGAEGYPLDDVIVKAHDTCGAPATLEIQVKRDMTFAPKDEIFKKVVGQIAEAARMREFWTGSHELGIAISRSSRKIDGPYQDVLTWARQIGDSTNFFNRLGRSGSANNDMREFVKTFQSHLGDAGAANDDETVWKLLRRLQIFVFDFTAVGSASEELMKERAVRALHPEDAPRAGELWKALTELAIRIASAGGERTRDALMAELAASSYRLAGLRQNLPARQALTEASRNTLDDISDRVGGVMLARHECVTAVRNALDTGRYVEIRGDAGVGKSGVLKHFAEQAAAESAIIALSPARTVPKGWIALRSVIGFDGLASDLLSELAGSGGGILFIDGLDFFGAEERLTAMDLVREAAKVPGMSVIVTARREFGTDDPNWLPQGALDKLGRATPVVIDELSTEETEELSFAAPQLAALLSEGHPASKVARNLFRLSRLANRSSAAPALRTEAEMAEDWWRSADGLRDSGHRNRARVLKALAEQTLAGADQLTVDGHTSTAIESLIRSGTLRDLQDDRVAFRHDVLREWAVANLIDADHALVARLPLDRPAPAGLARSLEITARLAIERTPDAERWRLLHAAVSKDGVDESWNRAVLLALVRSEAAGENLEKASSLLVADGASMLRSLIRIVTAVESESPGKLFASPGVDPQKIPADLNVPTGPVWRRLIMWLLGKGSEVPAKALPEIVSLYWSWSWVKGRRDPLTPIIVGWFFYWLSEMNPSPDENGNRRVPFNGELSSLSISSLKEDLETNFRVLCVHAPELAVRYLRRLRNSPDPERAMQNVLQFRGTLAQAAPKELALLTAEYLLPTEKQGDEEEEPYSNPLRQAFGQRDYDFIPASPAQGSFYELLLSSPEQALPLIRRIVDHAIAFRSGGKHFGQNALTISIPDGSEKVFSWHYAYVWSRDFGAGSAVVSSALMALEAWGHGRIEKSDDVEAVIADIVGESPVPLAYLLVVVDLLISHWPKSSAAAIPYAACPELLCLDRQRIIRDKTEFPDILGVRELAREPIGPVSIKGLKARPSRRSSLDLLLDRYSFETYAPDRPILVELLRKAEARLGPPQEKSDLGDPEFMVLHALNRIDPKNWRETTVETAQGPQMYRRYAPPAAENDHLKRLQDEAAERNANVHIQASIRILLNDASGSSPEFVAAAVEWAQRAPIEGDDTPHWMRDEAIVIAAMIAARDGDSALIAKHGVWIRRIFALAFAGKRDDVHRVREGLQFNPPAIAFVGTAFLLENHFDFADVRMLLNAAGDDSPAAAQGLSYVATMLAEIDERLPRALLRCAFSACVHPAFQSRTSEGNHKVLSMARRKKVDSAIDAEIAWLAGRGDEPRWPDFAPCRAHSTHRHSRTPERLSREPEEARSDHYTDHQAAALWLSGAGSIFDVGRRSWLRDLAKEYSGWTAAANGSDSELDDDPDRIPDEWNRAYLKMVSRCLPGLTIPEIDEFALRLVLEAPGEAFMDMTAIFLRLVDEVYFEDANLGDAQAAHIRDVLANRLLGTRQWKRQCQDLSDSVTTHLGPATATLLFNDFNPLRQTKCYLYPKGVERLDPFIPFLKKLAMNGPFLFMAMNLLNLLDVSPQPSHLEVILAACNSWFTVHPESVEFWVGNSIGRRFCRVIGVIANENPQLFAPGQTARQEVMSFVGKLIRLGVSDAHQLEAAICKIQ; encoded by the coding sequence TTGCCCAGTACCATCATCGAGAGCGTGAAGTTCCAGCGGGGCGCGGAAGGCTATCCGCTGGATGATGTCATCGTGAAGGCTCACGATACATGTGGAGCGCCAGCTACTCTTGAAATCCAGGTCAAGAGGGACATGACCTTCGCGCCCAAGGATGAAATATTCAAGAAGGTTGTCGGGCAGATTGCTGAGGCCGCTCGTATGCGTGAATTCTGGACCGGCAGTCATGAATTGGGAATTGCGATCTCGCGGAGCTCCCGCAAGATCGACGGCCCATATCAAGACGTCTTAACATGGGCGCGGCAAATCGGAGATTCAACGAATTTCTTCAATCGGCTGGGTCGCTCGGGTTCCGCAAACAATGACATGCGAGAGTTTGTCAAAACCTTCCAGAGTCATCTTGGAGACGCTGGGGCGGCGAATGACGACGAAACGGTGTGGAAGCTTCTGCGAAGGCTTCAAATCTTCGTATTCGATTTCACCGCAGTCGGCTCCGCATCTGAAGAACTAATGAAGGAGCGCGCTGTGCGCGCACTTCACCCGGAAGACGCACCACGAGCAGGTGAACTGTGGAAGGCCCTTACCGAACTTGCGATTCGCATTGCCTCTGCGGGTGGAGAACGGACGCGTGACGCCTTGATGGCCGAGCTTGCCGCAAGTTCTTACCGGCTGGCCGGGTTACGTCAGAACCTCCCAGCCCGGCAAGCGCTCACGGAAGCTTCGCGCAATACGTTGGATGATATAAGCGACCGTGTCGGCGGTGTGATGCTGGCGCGCCACGAGTGCGTGACGGCGGTACGTAACGCACTGGATACCGGGCGATACGTCGAAATCAGGGGCGATGCGGGTGTTGGCAAGTCCGGTGTACTGAAACATTTTGCCGAGCAGGCGGCTGCAGAATCGGCGATTATCGCGCTCAGCCCTGCGCGAACAGTTCCCAAGGGATGGATAGCGCTTCGATCTGTTATCGGGTTTGACGGACTTGCATCAGACCTCCTATCTGAACTGGCGGGGAGCGGTGGCGGAATCCTCTTTATTGATGGCCTCGATTTCTTTGGAGCGGAAGAGCGCCTGACAGCAATGGACCTTGTACGCGAAGCGGCCAAGGTGCCGGGGATGTCCGTCATCGTGACGGCGCGCCGAGAGTTTGGGACAGATGATCCCAATTGGCTTCCACAAGGTGCCCTCGACAAACTAGGGAGAGCAACGCCGGTTGTGATCGATGAGCTCAGCACTGAGGAGACCGAGGAACTCAGCTTCGCAGCTCCTCAACTTGCCGCGCTTCTTTCAGAAGGGCATCCAGCGAGTAAGGTCGCTCGGAACCTATTCCGGCTGTCCCGCTTGGCCAACCGCTCATCGGCTGCACCGGCGCTAAGAACGGAAGCAGAGATGGCCGAAGACTGGTGGCGATCCGCGGACGGGCTGCGGGACAGTGGTCACAGGAACCGCGCACGTGTGTTGAAGGCGCTGGCAGAACAGACTCTAGCGGGAGCAGACCAGCTGACGGTTGATGGCCACACATCGACTGCCATCGAATCCCTAATCCGAAGCGGAACCCTTCGTGATCTTCAAGATGATCGAGTGGCCTTCCGTCACGACGTGTTGCGTGAATGGGCAGTAGCAAACCTTATCGATGCCGATCACGCGCTAGTGGCGCGGCTGCCGCTTGACCGGCCTGCGCCCGCAGGACTCGCGCGATCCCTTGAGATCACAGCACGGCTCGCGATTGAGCGTACACCTGATGCGGAACGGTGGCGTTTGCTTCATGCCGCAGTTAGTAAAGACGGTGTTGACGAATCCTGGAATCGAGCCGTCTTACTAGCGCTCGTGCGATCTGAAGCGGCAGGAGAAAATCTCGAGAAGGCCTCATCCTTATTGGTTGCGGATGGCGCAAGCATGCTACGTTCGCTCATTCGAATTGTAACTGCAGTTGAAAGCGAGTCTCCTGGCAAATTGTTCGCTTCACCTGGCGTCGATCCCCAGAAGATCCCCGCCGACCTGAATGTCCCCACTGGGCCAGTTTGGCGGCGACTTATCATGTGGCTGCTCGGAAAAGGGAGTGAGGTTCCTGCCAAAGCGCTTCCTGAAATTGTGTCGTTGTACTGGAGCTGGTCGTGGGTGAAGGGAAGGCGTGATCCATTAACCCCAATCATAGTTGGCTGGTTCTTCTACTGGCTCTCAGAGATGAATCCTTCGCCAGATGAGAATGGGAACAGGCGTGTGCCATTCAATGGCGAACTATCGTCTCTGTCCATTAGCTCCCTGAAAGAGGACCTCGAAACTAATTTTCGCGTGCTCTGTGTACACGCGCCGGAGCTTGCGGTGCGGTACCTGAGACGTCTGAGGAATAGTCCAGATCCCGAGCGCGCAATGCAGAACGTGCTGCAGTTTCGAGGCACATTGGCGCAGGCGGCACCCAAGGAGCTTGCGCTACTCACGGCTGAATATCTTCTGCCAACAGAGAAGCAAGGCGACGAAGAGGAAGAGCCTTATTCCAATCCCTTAAGACAGGCTTTCGGTCAGAGGGATTACGACTTTATTCCAGCATCACCAGCCCAGGGATCTTTTTATGAACTTCTTTTGTCCTCCCCGGAGCAGGCCCTGCCGCTGATACGACGAATTGTTGATCACGCAATTGCCTTTCGGAGCGGCGGCAAACACTTTGGGCAAAATGCATTGACTATATCGATCCCCGATGGAAGCGAGAAGGTGTTTTCATGGCACTACGCCTATGTCTGGTCAAGGGATTTCGGCGCTGGGTCAGCGGTAGTCTCCTCTGCGCTGATGGCTCTTGAGGCGTGGGGCCATGGTCGCATCGAAAAGAGCGACGACGTTGAGGCTGTCATCGCAGATATCGTCGGAGAATCGCCAGTACCGCTGGCGTATCTTCTGGTTGTGGTCGACCTGCTTATCTCCCACTGGCCAAAGTCAAGTGCTGCTGCAATACCGTACGCCGCTTGTCCGGAATTGCTGTGCTTGGACCGTCAACGAATCATTAGAGACAAGACAGAGTTTCCAGACATCTTAGGGGTTAGGGAACTTGCGCGCGAGCCTATCGGACCTGTCAGTATCAAAGGCCTGAAAGCGAGGCCTTCGCGGCGATCCTCGCTGGACCTCCTATTGGATCGGTACTCCTTCGAGACCTATGCGCCTGACCGCCCTATCTTGGTTGAACTTCTGCGGAAAGCCGAAGCCAGGCTGGGGCCTCCCCAAGAAAAGTCGGACCTCGGCGATCCCGAGTTTATGGTGCTTCACGCACTAAACCGAATTGATCCCAAGAATTGGAGGGAGACCACAGTAGAAACGGCCCAAGGACCCCAGATGTATCGGAGATATGCTCCGCCAGCAGCGGAGAATGACCATCTGAAACGGCTGCAGGACGAGGCTGCAGAACGGAATGCCAATGTGCATATACAGGCATCCATCCGCATTCTCCTAAATGATGCCAGCGGCTCTTCGCCGGAGTTTGTCGCTGCAGCGGTAGAGTGGGCGCAGAGGGCGCCTATTGAAGGAGACGATACGCCGCATTGGATGCGAGACGAAGCAATTGTCATTGCCGCCATGATTGCGGCGCGCGACGGCGACTCCGCTCTAATCGCAAAACATGGAGTTTGGATTCGGAGGATCTTTGCACTCGCATTTGCTGGAAAACGGGACGACGTTCACCGAGTTAGGGAAGGCCTCCAATTCAATCCTCCCGCCATTGCATTTGTAGGAACGGCATTTCTGCTGGAAAATCATTTCGACTTTGCTGATGTGCGGATGTTGCTTAACGCCGCAGGCGACGATAGTCCAGCTGCCGCGCAGGGATTGAGCTACGTCGCCACAATGCTGGCAGAGATCGACGAGCGCCTTCCACGGGCTCTGCTGCGCTGTGCATTTTCAGCATGCGTCCACCCAGCCTTTCAATCGCGTACTTCTGAGGGGAACCACAAGGTGCTGTCAATGGCCCGCCGCAAGAAAGTTGACTCAGCCATCGACGCAGAGATCGCCTGGTTGGCGGGCAGGGGCGACGAGCCTCGTTGGCCTGATTTTGCGCCTTGCCGAGCGCATTCAACACATCGTCATTCGCGAACGCCGGAGCGACTATCTCGCGAGCCAGAAGAAGCACGATCGGATCACTATACGGACCACCAGGCCGCCGCGCTTTGGCTCAGTGGGGCGGGGAGCATTTTTGACGTCGGGAGGCGGTCGTGGCTGCGCGATCTGGCGAAGGAGTACTCCGGCTGGACTGCCGCAGCAAATGGCTCAGACTCGGAGCTCGACGACGATCCCGACAGAATCCCGGACGAATGGAACCGAGCCTATTTGAAAATGGTGTCTCGTTGCCTTCCAGGCTTGACGATTCCTGAAATCGATGAGTTCGCGCTGCGCCTTGTTCTCGAAGCACCGGGGGAAGCTTTCATGGACATGACCGCCATATTCTTGCGGCTCGTGGACGAAGTCTATTTCGAAGACGCCAATCTCGGAGATGCTCAGGCTGCACATATCCGCGACGTTCTTGCAAATCGCCTACTGGGAACAAGGCAATGGAAGCGGCAATGCCAAGACCTGTCAGACTCGGTGACAACACATTTGGGTCCGGCAACTGCCACGTTGCTATTCAACGACTTCAATCCCCTCAGGCAAACCAAATGCTATCTTTACCCGAAGGGCGTGGAGCGTCTTGACCCATTTATTCCATTTCTAAAGAAGCTTGCTATGAATGGGCCGTTTCTCTTCATGGCGATGAATCTGCTGAATTTGCTCGATGTGTCGCCGCAACCGTCGCATTTGGAAGTCATCCTTGCTGCCTGCAACAGCTGGTTTACTGTCCATCCCGAAAGTGTCGAGTTTTGGGTCGGGAATTCAATCGGTCGCCGGTTCTGTCGAGTGATTGGAGTGATTGCCAATGAGAATCCGCAACTGTTCGCACCGGGCCAGACAGCCCGTCAAGAAGTCATGTCCTTCGTGGGGAAGCTCATAAGGCTTGGGGTTTCAGATGCTCATCAGCTGGAAGCAGCAATTTGCAAGATCCAGTGA
- a CDS encoding IS481 family transposase, whose translation MSDNQKLIKARIGLLQLAQELGNIKAACQRAGISRSHFYEIKEAYEKHGADGLEPRQRRTPRMPNQTPPELEKQILEMTAQYPTYSYIRIADQLRLVGIGVSAPAVRGVWVRHGITLRLQRLLWLDKKTATEGGVLTEQAKRLLQKHQGRNVDPEQHIAAPHSGYLLCQDTYFVGTIKGVGKVYMQTVIDAHCSQAFAKVYLSKMPITAADTLNDRVIPFYDDEKVGIERLLTDNGREYCGLEARHPFEIYLAINQIRHKRTQIASPQSNGFCERFHRTIKEEFYSIKFRQKIYQSVAELQDDLDAYLSFYNRQRPHHGYRTQGRTPYQAFLDGKIAQAQPMAA comes from the coding sequence ATGAGCGACAACCAGAAGCTTATCAAAGCGCGCATTGGACTGCTCCAACTCGCCCAGGAACTGGGCAACATCAAGGCCGCTTGCCAGCGAGCCGGCATCAGCCGCAGCCACTTCTACGAGATCAAGGAAGCCTACGAGAAGCACGGAGCCGACGGGCTTGAGCCGAGGCAACGCCGGACGCCTCGGATGCCGAATCAGACTCCGCCCGAGCTTGAAAAGCAGATCCTCGAGATGACGGCGCAGTATCCGACCTACAGTTACATCCGCATTGCCGACCAGCTTCGTTTGGTCGGCATCGGTGTCTCTGCCCCCGCCGTCCGAGGGGTCTGGGTACGGCACGGCATCACTCTCCGGCTCCAGCGCCTGCTCTGGCTGGACAAGAAGACCGCCACCGAAGGCGGCGTGCTGACGGAGCAAGCCAAGCGGCTCCTGCAGAAGCATCAGGGCCGAAACGTTGACCCGGAACAACATATCGCTGCACCGCATTCTGGCTATCTGCTTTGCCAGGACACTTACTTTGTAGGCACGATCAAAGGCGTCGGCAAGGTCTACATGCAGACGGTCATTGACGCACACTGCTCGCAAGCCTTCGCCAAGGTCTATCTCAGCAAGATGCCGATCACTGCGGCAGACACACTGAATGATCGAGTCATCCCCTTCTATGACGATGAGAAGGTGGGGATCGAGCGGTTGCTCACCGACAATGGCCGCGAGTACTGTGGACTCGAAGCTCGTCATCCCTTCGAGATCTATCTGGCGATTAACCAGATCCGCCACAAGAGAACGCAGATCGCTTCCCCTCAATCCAACGGCTTCTGTGAGCGCTTCCATCGCACGATCAAGGAGGAGTTTTACAGCATCAAGTTCCGGCAAAAGATCTATCAGTCTGTGGCTGAATTACAAGATGATCTGGACGCCTATCTGAGCTTCTACAATCGCCAGCGACCCCATCATGGATATCGGACTCAAGGCCGAACGCCATACCAGGCTTTCCTCGATGGGAAAATCGCCCAGGCGCAACCTATGGCAGCATGA